From Pedobacter cryoconitis, one genomic window encodes:
- a CDS encoding sodium:solute symporter gives MTPAILLSFLLGYFALLIGVAYFTSRNSSDNASFFIANRNSKWYLVAFGMIGTALSGVTFISVPGAVGKGEFGYFQFVLGNAVGFIIVATVLLPLYYRMNLISIYTYLERRLGAYSYKTGAVIFLISRTIGSSFRLYLVAIVLQKFIFDAWNIPFWLTIVLCLVLIWVYTHKGGLKTIIITDTLQTIFLLLSVVLSIIFIAKSLHLDIAGTFEAVKNSSYSKIFFWEDFLGSKSHFLKQFLGGIFVTVAMVGLDQDLMQKNLSMKSIGEAQKNMFTFTGVFVVMNIFFLSVGALLYLYAAKNGIAVADLKTPDHLYPEIALNHLNIIPGIIFMLGLTAATFATTDSALTALTTSFCMDFLHFDKKENQNDPKLVTQRHWVHIGFSVVMVAVILVFKAINDDSVVNSIFTAAGYTYGPLLGLFAFGMLTKKAVADKLVPYLCIASPVLCFVINTHSIKWFGYAMSFELIVLNGLITFLLLWVTGRNTADQTKF, from the coding sequence ATGACTCCCGCCATACTTTTATCCTTTCTGTTAGGATATTTTGCCCTTTTAATAGGAGTAGCCTATTTCACCTCCAGGAACTCATCTGATAATGCCTCATTTTTTATTGCGAACCGCAATTCAAAATGGTACCTGGTAGCTTTTGGAATGATTGGAACAGCCCTTTCAGGGGTAACTTTTATCTCTGTACCCGGCGCGGTTGGTAAAGGTGAGTTCGGGTATTTCCAATTTGTACTGGGGAACGCCGTGGGCTTTATCATCGTAGCTACCGTCCTTTTGCCTCTTTATTACCGGATGAACCTGATTTCCATTTATACCTATCTGGAAAGAAGACTGGGCGCTTATAGTTATAAAACAGGCGCGGTAATTTTCCTGATTTCCAGAACTATCGGATCTTCGTTCAGATTATATCTGGTGGCTATTGTACTTCAAAAATTTATTTTTGATGCCTGGAATATCCCATTCTGGTTAACTATAGTACTTTGCCTGGTATTAATCTGGGTTTACACGCATAAAGGCGGTCTTAAAACTATTATCATCACCGATACCCTGCAAACAATATTTTTGCTGTTATCAGTAGTCCTTTCCATCATATTTATCGCAAAATCACTACACCTGGACATAGCAGGTACTTTTGAAGCGGTAAAAAACAGCAGTTATTCCAAAATATTCTTCTGGGAAGATTTTCTGGGCAGTAAGTCTCACTTCCTGAAACAATTTTTAGGAGGTATTTTTGTCACCGTAGCCATGGTAGGGCTGGATCAGGATCTGATGCAAAAGAACCTGAGCATGAAAAGTATCGGTGAAGCACAAAAGAACATGTTCACTTTTACAGGGGTATTTGTAGTGATGAATATCTTTTTCCTGAGTGTGGGCGCTTTATTATACCTGTATGCTGCAAAAAATGGCATAGCAGTTGCTGACTTAAAAACGCCGGATCATCTTTATCCTGAAATTGCTTTAAACCATTTGAATATCATCCCAGGGATTATTTTCATGCTGGGCTTAACGGCTGCGACATTTGCAACGACAGATTCTGCGCTAACTGCCCTTACAACTTCTTTTTGTATGGACTTCTTGCATTTTGATAAAAAAGAAAATCAGAATGATCCAAAGCTGGTCACACAGCGGCACTGGGTACATATCGGGTTTTCGGTCGTTATGGTTGCTGTTATCCTGGTCTTTAAAGCAATTAATGATGATTCTGTAGTCAATTCAATATTTACAGCAGCAGGTTATACTTATGGCCCACTGTTAGGTTTATTTGCTTTCGGGATGCTGACAAAGAAAGCAGTTGCAGATAAATTAGTACCTTATCTGTGTATTGCATCCCCTGTGTTGTGTTTTGTGATCAATACGCACAGTATAAAATGGTTTGGCTATGCAATGAGCTTTGAGCTGATTGTGCTAAACGGTTTGATTACATTTTTACTACTTTGGGTTACCGGACGAAATACGGCTGACCAAACTAAATTTTAA
- a CDS encoding antitoxin Xre/MbcA/ParS toxin-binding domain-containing protein has protein sequence MMLREDSLVYLLGGADLIREKIKSVFDLITLSNKGIKKASLDALVSHMGMTKKNFAEDILNLSVKTLERKKADDLLDRYTSSHIIEVTKVVAHAFEVFEQEEKMQKWLNTPNRALNQMKPVDLFYIPTGLAMVDNVLGRIEEGVYS, from the coding sequence ATGATGTTACGTGAAGATAGTCTGGTCTACTTATTGGGCGGAGCAGATCTGATAAGGGAAAAGATTAAGTCTGTATTTGATTTGATTACTTTAAGCAATAAAGGGATTAAGAAAGCCTCTTTGGATGCACTGGTAAGTCATATGGGAATGACTAAAAAGAATTTTGCTGAAGACATACTGAATTTGTCCGTTAAAACTCTGGAACGAAAAAAAGCAGACGATTTGCTCGACAGATATACTTCCTCACATATCATAGAAGTAACTAAGGTGGTAGCACATGCTTTTGAAGTATTTGAACAAGAAGAGAAAATGCAAAAGTGGTTAAACACACCCAATAGAGCATTGAATCAAATGAAGCCGGTGGACTTGTTTTATATCCCTACAGGACTTGCGATGGTTGATAATGTACTGGGCAGAATTGAAGAAGGAGTTTATTCTTAG
- a CDS encoding RES family NAD+ phosphorylase produces the protein MIVYRIAKLKKRATDLSGMGAYKDGGRWNNAGTYMLYTSENSSLAYLENLVHFEIENSPPNLYMMSIELKVDDTLIYKLPDKIYPVNWQEIGNLQNKRIGDELMEERKFLGIKTRSAINKSEYNYLLNPLFPGYHELVSVRLVEELAVDARLVK, from the coding sequence ATGATCGTATATCGTATTGCAAAATTAAAAAAGAGAGCCACTGATTTGTCTGGCATGGGAGCCTATAAAGATGGTGGACGCTGGAATAATGCTGGAACTTATATGTTGTATACCAGTGAAAATAGTTCATTGGCTTATCTTGAAAATCTGGTTCATTTTGAAATAGAAAACAGTCCTCCAAATCTCTATATGATGAGTATTGAACTCAAAGTAGATGATACCCTTATTTATAAACTCCCTGATAAAATTTATCCTGTAAACTGGCAGGAGATAGGTAATCTTCAAAATAAAAGAATTGGTGATGAGCTGATGGAAGAACGAAAATTTCTGGGCATTAAAACCAGATCAGCAATCAATAAATCAGAATACAATTATTTGCTGAATCCTTTGTTTCCCGGCTATCATGAGCTGGTTAGTGTCAGATTAGTTGAAGAGTTAGCAGTAGATGCGAGATTAGTGAAATAA
- the recR gene encoding recombination mediator RecR, whose protein sequence is MNFSSKLLEDAVNEFSKLPGVGQKTALRLVLHLLNKEQEEVDTFGNSIIRLRKDIKHCSICHNISDLPICGICSSNKREKEIICVVEDTRDVMAVENTSQYFGVYHVLGGLISPMDGIGPSDLFIDSLVQRVATTPVKEIILALSATMEGDTTLFYLYKRLKDFQIPITTIARGIAFGGELEYADEITLGRSIVTRVPYVNSITK, encoded by the coding sequence ATGAATTTTTCTTCCAAGCTACTCGAAGATGCTGTTAACGAATTTTCCAAACTACCTGGTGTAGGACAAAAGACCGCATTGCGTCTGGTACTGCACTTATTGAACAAGGAACAAGAGGAAGTAGATACTTTCGGGAACTCCATCATCAGGTTGAGAAAAGATATCAAACACTGTAGCATTTGTCATAATATATCAGACCTGCCCATATGCGGGATTTGCAGTTCCAATAAACGGGAGAAAGAAATAATTTGTGTGGTAGAAGATACGCGTGATGTCATGGCAGTAGAAAACACCTCTCAATATTTTGGCGTTTACCACGTATTAGGCGGATTAATTTCTCCAATGGATGGGATCGGGCCATCCGATCTGTTTATTGACTCTCTGGTTCAGCGTGTTGCGACAACACCCGTTAAGGAGATTATTCTGGCCTTAAGTGCTACTATGGAAGGGGATACGACCCTGTTTTATCTTTATAAAAGACTCAAAGACTTTCAAATACCAATTACCACTATTGCCCGCGGAATCGCTTTTGGCGGTGAACTGGAATATGCAGATGAAATCACTTTAGGCCGCTCAATCGTTACCAGGGTACCCTATGTCAATTCAATAACCAAATAA
- a CDS encoding SDR family oxidoreductase yields MDFKNKVVIITGASSGIGKSCAEEFAKRGANLVLAARQFVTLCEVTADLEKRYGIKALAVQADVSKESDCEALIKQALLTFNQIDIMVNNAGLSMRALFNELDLSVLKNLMDVNFWGTVYCTKYALPEILKTKGSIIGVSSIAGYRGLPGRTGYSASKFAMNGFMEALRTEILHTGVHVMVACPGFTTSNIRVAALAKDGTSHGETSMEEGKMMSSEEVAVNIVNGIAARKRTLIMTGQGKLTVWINKLFPALADKLVFNHFTKEKNALIK; encoded by the coding sequence ATGGATTTTAAGAATAAAGTAGTCATTATTACCGGTGCTTCATCGGGTATAGGAAAATCATGCGCTGAAGAATTTGCTAAACGCGGTGCAAACTTAGTACTGGCAGCCAGGCAATTTGTGACTTTATGTGAAGTTACTGCCGATCTGGAAAAAAGATACGGAATTAAAGCGCTGGCCGTACAAGCTGATGTGAGCAAAGAATCAGATTGTGAAGCACTGATTAAACAGGCACTATTAACCTTTAATCAGATCGATATTATGGTCAACAACGCAGGTCTATCTATGCGTGCGCTTTTTAACGAACTTGATTTATCAGTCCTTAAAAACCTGATGGATGTGAATTTCTGGGGTACGGTTTACTGCACTAAATATGCATTACCTGAAATCCTGAAGACTAAAGGGAGTATAATTGGCGTTTCTTCTATTGCAGGCTATCGTGGTTTACCCGGCAGAACAGGTTATTCCGCATCAAAATTTGCAATGAATGGATTTATGGAAGCGCTGAGAACAGAGATTCTGCATACTGGAGTACATGTCATGGTGGCTTGTCCGGGTTTTACAACTTCGAATATCCGGGTGGCAGCACTGGCAAAAGATGGTACCTCGCATGGAGAAACCAGTATGGAAGAAGGAAAGATGATGTCTTCAGAAGAAGTTGCAGTAAATATAGTCAATGGAATTGCTGCGCGTAAACGTACGTTAATCATGACAGGACAAGGTAAATTAACCGTATGGATCAATAAATTGTTTCCGGCACTGGCCGATAAACTGGTGTTTAACCACTTTACAAAAGAGAAGAATGCCTTAATTAAATAA
- a CDS encoding alpha/beta hydrolase, which produces MTHIKKLLMLFAFLGQFFALTAKVKVEKNINYTAVNDQYRQLDVFYQKNIAKAKDVVVFIHGGSWSSGKKNIYWWLGRNLARKGVVTVNINYGLAPAYQYDRMAEDCAQAVKWVKGHISEYGGNPERIFLMGHSAGGHLAELINDDPVYFKQAGITNPVKGVILNDAFGLDMKEYMTNAEKDNNYYDFLRTFSKDPVIWEKGSPLHYAENSKNPHLIFYGEKTYPAIQIQSERLNKLLVNAHVPSSLHVIPKKKHVGMISQMVFGSNQLYDFIMDFLKHA; this is translated from the coding sequence ATGACCCACATAAAAAAGCTATTGATGTTATTTGCCTTTCTGGGACAGTTCTTCGCTTTAACTGCTAAAGTGAAAGTAGAGAAGAATATTAATTATACTGCGGTAAATGATCAGTACAGGCAACTGGATGTTTTTTATCAGAAAAATATAGCTAAAGCTAAAGATGTGGTAGTTTTTATCCACGGAGGCTCATGGAGCAGTGGGAAAAAAAATATATACTGGTGGCTGGGAAGGAACCTGGCCCGTAAAGGAGTGGTGACCGTAAATATCAACTACGGCTTAGCACCAGCTTATCAATATGACCGCATGGCTGAAGATTGTGCACAAGCCGTGAAATGGGTAAAAGGGCATATAAGTGAATACGGCGGGAATCCGGAAAGGATTTTTCTGATGGGACATTCTGCCGGAGGGCATCTTGCCGAACTCATTAATGATGACCCTGTTTACTTTAAGCAGGCCGGTATTACAAATCCTGTGAAAGGTGTGATTTTGAATGATGCCTTTGGCCTGGACATGAAAGAATATATGACCAATGCGGAAAAAGATAACAACTATTATGATTTTCTGCGCACCTTTTCCAAAGATCCGGTCATATGGGAAAAAGGATCTCCTTTACATTATGCAGAAAACAGTAAAAACCCGCACCTGATCTTTTATGGGGAGAAAACTTATCCTGCGATACAAATACAATCCGAAAGACTGAATAAATTGCTTGTAAATGCTCATGTGCCCTCATCATTGCACGTAATCCCTAAAAAGAAACACGTAGGAATGATTTCCCAGATGGTATTTGGCAGCAACCAGCTTTATGACTTCATAATGGATTTTTTAAAACACGCTTAA
- a CDS encoding OmpA family protein, which translates to MRFQKTHLLLAGIGLFAFSLQACKTKKIVAKPNPPVAVEKPVEKPVEKAPVEEKAETPVPEKPNFNFSNVQFEFNSDVLKTASFQILDNAAKEMKKDPSVKFVLNGNSSAEGTPEHNMSLSVDRANSVKSYLVNAGISGSNLSVKGFGATKPIDNNSTEAGKELNRRVEIKVAQ; encoded by the coding sequence ATGAGATTTCAAAAAACACACTTACTATTAGCTGGTATCGGCTTATTCGCCTTTTCTCTTCAAGCTTGTAAAACGAAGAAAATCGTTGCCAAACCTAATCCACCAGTAGCAGTAGAAAAACCGGTAGAGAAACCAGTAGAGAAAGCGCCTGTAGAAGAAAAAGCAGAGACTCCAGTTCCTGAGAAACCAAATTTCAACTTCTCTAATGTTCAGTTTGAATTTAACTCTGACGTATTGAAAACTGCTTCTTTCCAGATCCTGGATAATGCAGCGAAAGAAATGAAAAAAGACCCTTCAGTGAAATTTGTTCTGAATGGAAACTCTTCAGCCGAAGGTACGCCTGAGCACAATATGTCATTGTCAGTAGACAGAGCAAACTCAGTAAAATCATATTTAGTAAATGCAGGTATCAGTGGTAGTAATTTATCAGTAAAAGGATTTGGTGCAACAAAACCAATTGACAACAACTCAACTGAAGCAGGTAAAGAATTAAACCGTAGAGTAGAAATTAAAGTAGCGCAATAA
- a CDS encoding YeeE/YedE family protein, with translation MSILEFIKQPWPWYVAGPLIGMTVPILLLIGNKAFGISSSLRHICAACIPAKIPFFQYDWKKEAWNLFFVAGIFSGGFIAASLLVNPSTIVLNPKLITELSGYGITDYHAMVPAQLFNWSSLFTLRGLIMMVGGGFLVGFGTRYAGGCTSGHAIMGISTLQWPSLVATCCFMAGGFIMANFILPYILLLS, from the coding sequence ATGAGTATCCTTGAATTTATAAAACAACCCTGGCCGTGGTATGTTGCCGGCCCGCTGATCGGAATGACTGTACCTATACTGCTGCTGATTGGTAATAAAGCATTTGGAATCAGTTCTTCCTTACGTCATATCTGTGCCGCCTGTATCCCGGCTAAAATCCCTTTCTTCCAATATGACTGGAAAAAGGAAGCATGGAACCTGTTCTTTGTCGCAGGGATATTTTCGGGCGGTTTTATTGCCGCATCTTTACTTGTTAATCCTTCAACTATTGTATTGAACCCTAAACTGATAACTGAGTTATCAGGCTATGGTATTACAGATTATCATGCTATGGTTCCAGCACAGCTGTTTAACTGGTCTTCGCTATTTACTTTGCGCGGCCTGATTATGATGGTTGGCGGAGGTTTCCTGGTTGGTTTCGGGACACGTTATGCCGGTGGGTGCACAAGTGGTCACGCTATTATGGGGATTTCAACTTTACAATGGCCTTCTCTGGTCGCTACCTGCTGTTTTATGGCCGGTGGTTTTATCATGGCTAACTTTATTCTTCCTTACATACTCTTACTCAGTTAA
- a CDS encoding DUF6691 family protein, whose translation MKNNLKYLLVGIAFGIVFVKAEVISWFRIQEMFRLQSFHMFGVIGSAIAVGMLSVWLIKKFNIKTINGETITFTPKTFNKGQIYGGLIFGFGWAITGACPGPLFAQIGTGATVISITLISAIGGTWVYGRFKDKLPH comes from the coding sequence ATGAAGAACAATTTAAAATATCTGCTGGTAGGTATCGCATTTGGTATCGTTTTCGTCAAGGCCGAGGTGATCAGCTGGTTCCGTATCCAGGAAATGTTCCGGTTACAATCTTTCCACATGTTTGGTGTCATTGGAAGTGCAATCGCAGTAGGTATGCTTTCGGTATGGCTGATAAAAAAGTTTAATATCAAAACTATCAATGGTGAAACGATCACTTTTACGCCGAAGACTTTCAATAAAGGCCAGATCTACGGAGGATTGATTTTTGGTTTTGGCTGGGCGATTACAGGTGCCTGTCCGGGGCCGTTATTTGCACAAATAGGCACAGGGGCAACCGTTATCAGTATTACCTTAATCAGCGCTATTGGAGGAACCTGGGTTTACGGAAGATTTAAGGATAAGTTACCGCATTAA
- a CDS encoding DUF6985 domain-containing protein, with translation MSKHKFWGQITESLMGFTADQKYNIPNFSEQEIEIFLGSEFDEDGDEIDTPPNQTSLDAYADTFSAFLNNLPDLLLTIKAQGFERYQRLYAHYYEHEQKSGKAPLNIDTAEKHFEYMRDILHIRIEDNQTIIIPIRYQLDTEHGIEIKFKNNEITSIGGIAES, from the coding sequence ATGAGCAAACACAAATTCTGGGGTCAGATAACGGAAAGCTTGATGGGCTTTACTGCTGATCAGAAATATAACATTCCAAATTTCAGCGAGCAGGAGATAGAAATATTTTTAGGAAGTGAGTTTGATGAAGATGGAGATGAAATTGATACTCCTCCAAATCAAACCAGCCTTGATGCATATGCCGATACATTTTCAGCATTCCTGAATAATCTTCCCGATCTACTTTTAACCATCAAAGCGCAAGGTTTTGAGCGTTATCAAAGATTATATGCACATTATTATGAGCATGAGCAAAAATCAGGAAAAGCGCCATTAAATATTGATACGGCAGAAAAGCATTTTGAATATATGAGAGATATTCTGCATATCAGGATTGAGGATAATCAGACTATCATTATTCCGATCCGTTATCAATTGGATACTGAACATGGAATTGAAATAAAGTTTAAAAATAATGAGATTACATCGATTGGCGGAATTGCTGAATCTTAA
- the trpD gene encoding anthranilate phosphoribosyltransferase: MKKILNHLFENKSFSREEAQRILIAIASGEFNTSQIAAFITAFGMRNITVAELQGFRDAMLDLCVKVDLSNYELVDLCGTGGDGKDTFNISTLASFVVAGAGYKVAKHGNYGVSSGCGSSNVMEYLGYTFTADQDELKRSLDRAGICFIHAPLFNPAMKIVAPIRKDLGVKTFFNMLGPMVNPAQPKNQIVGVFSLELARLYAYLYQDTDKNYTIIHAVDGFDEVSLTCDFKTFSKNGEALVKVSDLGFEEFDVHEIVGGDTIKSSAHIFTSVLQGTGTDPQNNVVLCNAAIAIQTIKPEQSFADCFYEAESSLVGGMALKSFQNLIG, encoded by the coding sequence ATGAAGAAAATACTCAACCACTTATTCGAAAACAAGTCTTTTAGCAGGGAAGAAGCCCAGCGAATTTTGATAGCAATTGCCTCAGGGGAATTTAATACTTCGCAGATTGCGGCGTTTATTACGGCCTTCGGGATGCGTAATATAACAGTCGCAGAGTTGCAGGGATTCCGTGATGCGATGCTTGACCTTTGTGTAAAGGTTGATCTTTCCAATTACGAACTGGTCGATCTTTGCGGTACCGGAGGTGATGGAAAAGACACTTTTAATATTTCCACGTTAGCTTCTTTTGTCGTGGCCGGAGCAGGATATAAAGTTGCTAAACACGGTAACTACGGTGTATCCTCAGGCTGCGGTTCTTCCAATGTCATGGAGTACCTGGGTTATACTTTCACTGCTGATCAGGACGAACTGAAAAGAAGTCTGGACCGCGCAGGAATTTGCTTTATTCACGCTCCATTATTCAATCCTGCGATGAAAATCGTGGCGCCAATACGTAAAGACTTAGGTGTTAAAACCTTTTTCAATATGCTGGGGCCAATGGTTAATCCGGCGCAGCCGAAAAACCAGATCGTAGGAGTATTTAGTCTTGAACTTGCCCGCCTGTACGCTTATCTTTATCAGGATACTGATAAAAACTATACTATTATACATGCTGTAGATGGCTTTGATGAAGTTTCATTGACTTGTGATTTTAAAACATTCAGTAAAAACGGAGAAGCGCTGGTTAAAGTGAGCGATCTTGGTTTTGAGGAATTTGATGTACATGAAATTGTTGGTGGTGATACCATTAAATCATCAGCTCATATCTTTACCAGCGTATTGCAGGGCACAGGTACTGATCCGCAGAATAATGTGGTGTTGTGTAATGCGGCGATTGCGATTCAGACTATTAAGCCCGAACAATCTTTTGCAGATTGTTTTTATGAAGCAGAATCTTCGCTGGTTGGTGGAATGGCTTTGAAAAGTTTTCAAAACCTGATCGGATGA
- a CDS encoding phosphoribosylanthranilate isomerase, with protein sequence MKYKLKICGMKIPANITEVVALQPDYIGFIFYPRSKRFIGNLDPLLIKNIPASIKTTGVFVNEELETVKNAIITYNLKAVQLHGQENAAYCEALKGHAEVIKAFGIDENFNFDTLDEYQAYTDYFLFDTQTPDHGGSGKTFSWQLLGNYKNGKPYFLSGGIGIDQLAELEMIKDERLYAIDINSKFELSPGLKDTVLLSTFKQALDKI encoded by the coding sequence ATGAAATATAAACTGAAAATCTGCGGGATGAAAATACCGGCTAATATAACAGAGGTTGTTGCTTTACAACCTGATTATATCGGCTTTATCTTTTACCCGCGATCTAAAAGATTTATTGGTAATCTTGATCCTTTACTAATTAAAAATATACCGGCATCCATAAAAACTACAGGTGTATTTGTGAATGAAGAATTGGAAACCGTGAAAAATGCGATCATAACTTATAACCTGAAAGCTGTTCAGTTACACGGTCAGGAAAATGCAGCTTATTGCGAAGCGCTGAAAGGACATGCAGAAGTAATCAAAGCTTTTGGAATTGATGAAAACTTTAATTTTGATACGCTGGATGAATACCAGGCTTATACAGATTACTTTCTTTTTGATACACAAACTCCGGATCATGGAGGCTCAGGGAAAACTTTTAGCTGGCAGCTCCTGGGAAATTATAAAAATGGAAAACCCTATTTCCTGAGCGGCGGGATAGGAATTGATCAGCTTGCTGAGCTGGAAATGATCAAAGATGAAAGGTTGTATGCGATAGATATCAATAGCAAATTTGAACTTTCACCAGGATTAAAAGATACCGTGTTGCTAAGTACCTTTAAACAGGCGCTTGATAAAATTTAA
- the trpB gene encoding tryptophan synthase subunit beta, whose amino-acid sequence MNYFVNEKGYYGDFGGAYIPEMLYPNVEELRQNYLKIIEDAEFQKEFHALLKDYVGRPSPLYLAKRLSEKYNANIFLKREDLNHTGAHKINNTIGQILLAEKLGKKRIIAETGAGQHGVATATVCALRGLECVVYMGEIDIQRQAPNVARMKMLGAKVVSAVSGSKTLKDATNEAMRDWINNPVDTHYIIGSVVGPHPYPDMVSIFQSIISEETKKQLIEQTGNDQPDYVLACVGGGSNAMGMFYHFINDENVKLIAIEAGGKGVDTGFSAATTFLGKEGVLHGSRSILMQTADGQVVEPHSVSAGLDYPGIGPQHAHLFKTTRAEYVSITDDEALDAGLLCTQMEGIIPAIESAHALAHLEKMKFKGGENVVVCLSGRGDKDMDTYMKHFGF is encoded by the coding sequence ATGAATTATTTTGTAAATGAAAAAGGTTATTACGGAGATTTTGGAGGAGCTTATATTCCCGAAATGCTTTATCCGAATGTAGAAGAACTGAGACAAAATTACCTCAAAATTATTGAGGATGCAGAATTTCAGAAAGAGTTTCATGCACTGCTGAAAGATTATGTAGGCAGGCCTTCGCCACTTTACCTTGCAAAACGGTTATCAGAAAAATACAATGCGAATATCTTTCTTAAAAGAGAAGACCTGAACCATACCGGGGCGCATAAAATAAACAATACTATTGGCCAGATCTTACTGGCTGAGAAATTAGGTAAAAAGCGGATTATCGCTGAAACTGGTGCCGGGCAGCATGGCGTGGCTACAGCAACTGTATGTGCATTGCGTGGTCTGGAATGCGTTGTTTATATGGGAGAGATCGATATTCAGCGTCAGGCGCCTAATGTAGCCAGGATGAAAATGCTGGGTGCTAAAGTAGTTTCGGCAGTATCAGGAAGTAAAACGCTGAAAGATGCTACCAATGAAGCTATGCGTGACTGGATCAATAATCCTGTAGATACACATTATATTATAGGATCTGTAGTTGGTCCGCATCCTTACCCGGACATGGTTTCTATCTTTCAGTCTATCATTTCTGAAGAAACTAAAAAACAATTAATCGAACAGACTGGAAATGATCAGCCCGATTATGTACTGGCTTGTGTAGGCGGTGGAAGTAATGCAATGGGTATGTTTTATCATTTTATCAATGATGAAAATGTAAAGTTGATTGCCATTGAAGCGGGAGGTAAAGGAGTAGATACAGGATTCTCGGCAGCAACTACTTTTTTGGGTAAAGAAGGTGTATTGCATGGTAGCAGAAGTATCCTGATGCAAACCGCAGACGGACAGGTCGTAGAGCCGCACTCTGTTTCCGCAGGATTGGATTATCCTGGAATAGGCCCGCAACACGCACATCTTTTCAAAACAACACGCGCAGAATATGTTTCGATCACAGATGACGAAGCATTGGATGCGGGGTTACTTTGCACACAGATGGAAGGAATTATTCCTGCAATTGAAAGTGCACATGCGCTGGCTCATTTGGAGAAAATGAAATTTAAAGGTGGAGAAAACGTAGTTGTTTGTTTGTCCGGCAGGGGAGATAAAGACATGGATACTTACATGAAGCATTTCGGTTTTTAA
- the trpA gene encoding tryptophan synthase subunit alpha, whose translation MNRINKIFKEKKNNILSIYYTAGYPGLGDTVAIAAALEKAGADMLEIGFPYSDPVADGPVIQASSKLSLDQGMDLNLLFEQLKELRKTVTIPVLLMGYVNPVLQYGVERFCKACAEAGVDGCIVPDLPMVEYEEFYKDVFLKYGLSNIFLVTPQTSVERIHKIDSLSNGFIYLLSSSATTGQNLQVSDTTEAYFSRIADLKLNNPTMIGFGISSKETFDKACKYANGGIIGTAFVKAIAAGNLEDNIKAFMTKFTS comes from the coding sequence ATGAACAGGATTAATAAAATATTCAAAGAGAAAAAGAACAACATACTATCTATATATTATACAGCAGGTTACCCGGGTTTAGGTGATACGGTTGCGATTGCAGCTGCACTGGAAAAAGCAGGGGCAGATATGCTGGAAATAGGATTTCCTTATTCAGATCCGGTAGCGGACGGCCCGGTTATTCAAGCCAGCAGTAAACTATCGCTGGATCAGGGAATGGATTTAAACTTGTTATTTGAACAGTTGAAAGAACTGCGCAAAACAGTCACTATTCCAGTACTGTTAATGGGCTATGTGAACCCGGTATTACAATACGGTGTAGAGCGTTTTTGTAAAGCCTGTGCTGAGGCAGGTGTGGACGGTTGTATCGTGCCCGATTTGCCGATGGTAGAATATGAAGAATTTTATAAAGATGTTTTCCTGAAATACGGATTGAGTAATATATTTTTAGTTACGCCACAAACTTCAGTGGAGCGTATCCATAAAATTGATTCATTGAGCAATGGATTTATCTATCTACTGTCTTCTTCTGCAACAACAGGACAGAATTTGCAAGTATCAGATACCACAGAGGCTTATTTTTCAAGGATTGCAGACCTGAAACTTAATAATCCAACAATGATTGGATTTGGAATCAGCAGTAAAGAGACTTTCGATAAAGCCTGTAAATATGCAAATGGAGGGATTATCGGTACTGCCTTTGTGAAAGCCATTGCGGCAGGTAACCTGGAGGATAATATTAAAGCGTTTATGACGAAGTTTACGTCATAA